The Formosa sp. Hel1_33_131 genome window below encodes:
- a CDS encoding ATP-binding protein — protein sequence MPEQQNIEWKQSWRDEYLQWISGFANSNGGVLYIGKDDIGNVVGVDKYTKLMDELPNKISSKLGVLCDVNLHEENDLYYIEIITKPYNNGISYNGKYYYRSGSTNQELRGNELTEFLLRKTGRTWDSIEEENASFDDINEATVKRFVKSGIASKRLPLETVNLDSKTIFQNLLIMNEGKLTRSAILLFGIQPLRFYVSSFLKIGKFGKSSSELLSQEVVEEGNLFEQLDETLKILFTRFIDSSISYKGIQRIETYEYPYEAVREILLNAFTHRTYENSPIQISVYPDRIMFWNQGELLNPLTPEKLKVDHKSMTRNPIIARTFFRAGFVESWGRGTIKIIEECEKAGLLEPKIEELTGGVAITLYKNRTSPEFLSSLFLNERQLKAIEYLKENNQITTGVYQNLFEITDRTALRDLNELIEYRVIKKVGEKKGTKYLLI from the coding sequence ATGCCCGAACAACAAAACATAGAATGGAAACAATCTTGGCGAGATGAATATCTGCAATGGATTAGTGGATTTGCCAATTCCAACGGAGGTGTCTTGTATATTGGAAAAGATGATATTGGAAATGTAGTGGGGGTCGATAAGTATACAAAACTCATGGACGAGTTGCCGAATAAAATTTCTAGTAAACTTGGCGTGCTTTGTGATGTTAATTTACATGAGGAAAACGACTTATACTATATAGAGATTATTACCAAACCCTATAATAATGGTATTTCATATAACGGAAAATATTATTACCGTTCTGGCAGTACCAATCAAGAACTTCGAGGAAATGAACTGACTGAATTTTTGTTAAGAAAAACGGGGAGGACTTGGGATAGTATTGAAGAAGAAAATGCATCTTTTGACGATATTAATGAAGCTACGGTAAAACGATTTGTTAAGTCTGGTATTGCTTCCAAAAGGCTACCGCTTGAAACAGTGAACCTTGATTCAAAAACTATTTTTCAGAATTTATTGATAATGAATGAAGGGAAATTAACTAGGTCAGCAATCTTGCTATTTGGGATACAACCTTTGAGGTTTTATGTGAGTTCCTTTCTTAAGATTGGAAAATTTGGAAAATCAAGTTCAGAATTACTTTCTCAAGAAGTTGTGGAAGAAGGAAATCTCTTTGAACAACTTGATGAAACACTTAAAATTCTATTTACAAGATTTATAGACAGCTCTATTAGTTACAAGGGAATTCAAAGAATTGAAACCTATGAATATCCATACGAAGCAGTTCGAGAAATATTACTAAATGCGTTTACCCATAGAACTTATGAAAATTCTCCAATACAAATTAGTGTTTATCCTGACCGAATTATGTTTTGGAATCAGGGAGAGCTATTAAATCCATTAACTCCTGAAAAATTAAAAGTAGACCATAAATCTATGACTAGAAACCCAATTATTGCAAGAACATTTTTTAGAGCAGGCTTTGTAGAATCTTGGGGGCGTGGAACAATTAAAATTATTGAAGAATGTGAAAAAGCAGGATTACTTGAACCTAAAATTGAAGAGTTGACAGGTGGTGTTGCTATTACTTTATATAAAAACAGAACCAGTCCAGAGTTCTTATCATCTTTATTTTTGAATGAAAGACAATTAAAAGCAATTGAATATTTAAAAGAGAATAACCAAATTACAACTGGAGTATATCAAAACCTATTTGAAATAACAGATAGAACCGCTTTGAGAGATTTAAATGAATTGATTGAATATAGAGTTATAAAGAAGGTTGGCGAGAAAAAAGGAACAAAGTATTTATTGATTTAA
- a CDS encoding peptidase domain-containing ABC transporter, with amino-acid sequence MASIKIKQHDITDCGAACLASIAAHYHLELPIARIRQYAGTDKKGTNVLGLIEAAEKLGFEAKGVKGVLDSLFKIPKPAIAHIIVKKKLHHYVVIYGVSKSHITVMDPGTGKIDKKTHEAFLEEWTGVLVILQPNETFKKGNDKISVYKRFWFLLKPHKFVLAQAFFGAIVYTLLGFSTSIYIQKITDFVLVSGNTKLLNLLGVIMLGLLLLQFVIGIYKDVFLIKTGQQIDARLILGYYKHLLKLPQSFFDTMRVGEIISRINDAVKIRTFINGVSLSLTVNVLILLFSFGLMFFYYWKLALIMLLVIPVYAMIYFIINRLNKKVERKLMEQGAELESQLVESLNAVSTIKRFGLEDFANIKTETKFINLLKIGYKSALNSVFSGTSSSFVAQLFTIILLWTGSYFVIDREITAGELLSFYAIIGYFTGPAASLIGANKQIQNALIAADRLFEIMDLERESSENKISLTHEKIGDINFNNVSFRYGTRVQVFENFNLKISKGEITAIIGESGSGKSTLMALLQNVYKIQKGQISIGGLDINYIDTNSLRNIISVVPQKIDLFAGNVIENIAVGDFNPNMEHILGICKSIGILDFVENLPNGFETYLGENGASLSGGQKQRIAIARALYKNPEILILDEATSSLDSKSENYIQKTILSMREKHKTVVIIAHRLSTIVNADKIIVLDKGTVVESGTHTDLYKQKGRYYELWQAQSPLL; translated from the coding sequence ATGGCTTCCATAAAAATAAAACAACACGACATTACCGATTGTGGTGCCGCCTGCCTTGCCTCTATTGCTGCGCACTACCATCTAGAGCTGCCCATTGCGCGTATTCGTCAATATGCAGGCACTGACAAAAAAGGGACTAACGTTCTTGGACTCATAGAAGCCGCAGAAAAACTAGGGTTTGAGGCCAAAGGGGTCAAAGGTGTTTTAGACAGTCTTTTTAAAATTCCCAAACCAGCCATCGCTCATATTATTGTAAAAAAGAAACTGCACCATTATGTAGTCATTTATGGTGTTTCCAAAAGCCACATCACGGTTATGGATCCTGGTACTGGAAAGATAGACAAAAAAACACATGAGGCATTTCTTGAAGAATGGACAGGGGTACTCGTCATTTTACAACCTAATGAAACCTTTAAGAAAGGAAATGACAAAATCTCTGTTTACAAGCGATTTTGGTTTTTACTCAAACCTCATAAATTTGTGTTGGCACAAGCCTTTTTTGGCGCCATCGTATATACCTTATTGGGGTTTTCTACTTCTATATACATTCAAAAAATAACGGATTTTGTGCTCGTCAGTGGAAACACAAAATTACTGAATTTATTGGGTGTTATCATGTTAGGGTTACTGCTGCTCCAATTTGTTATTGGCATCTACAAAGATGTTTTTCTCATCAAAACAGGACAACAAATTGACGCCCGACTCATATTAGGTTACTACAAACACCTTCTCAAATTGCCACAGTCCTTTTTTGATACCATGCGTGTTGGAGAAATCATTTCACGGATCAATGATGCAGTGAAAATTAGAACTTTTATCAATGGCGTTTCCTTATCCCTGACCGTGAATGTTCTCATTCTCTTATTTTCATTTGGGCTGATGTTTTTCTATTATTGGAAACTAGCGCTTATCATGTTGCTCGTCATTCCTGTATATGCAATGATCTATTTTATCATCAACCGCTTAAACAAAAAAGTAGAACGGAAACTAATGGAACAGGGCGCAGAGTTAGAAAGTCAACTCGTGGAATCGCTTAATGCCGTAAGTACTATCAAGCGTTTTGGATTGGAAGACTTTGCTAATATAAAAACGGAAACCAAGTTTATCAATTTACTTAAAATTGGGTATAAATCTGCTTTGAACTCTGTGTTTTCAGGCACAAGTTCATCATTTGTAGCGCAACTATTCACTATCATTTTGTTATGGACAGGATCCTATTTTGTAATAGACAGAGAAATTACAGCTGGAGAGTTATTGTCTTTTTATGCGATAATCGGTTACTTCACAGGGCCCGCAGCAAGCCTTATTGGAGCCAATAAACAAATTCAAAACGCTCTTATTGCTGCAGATCGACTGTTTGAAATTATGGATTTGGAACGGGAAAGCTCAGAAAACAAAATTTCGCTAACGCATGAAAAAATTGGGGATATAAACTTCAACAATGTCAGTTTCAGGTATGGAACGAGAGTACAAGTTTTTGAAAATTTTAATCTCAAAATTTCAAAGGGTGAAATAACCGCGATTATAGGAGAAAGTGGTTCTGGAAAATCAACTCTTATGGCGTTACTGCAAAACGTTTATAAAATTCAAAAAGGACAAATTAGCATCGGAGGTTTAGATATCAATTATATAGACACAAACAGTTTAAGAAACATCATAAGCGTAGTACCTCAAAAAATTGATTTGTTTGCCGGAAATGTCATTGAGAATATTGCCGTTGGTGACTTTAACCCAAATATGGAACACATCTTAGGAATTTGTAAGTCAATAGGGATTTTAGATTTTGTTGAAAATCTTCCAAATGGATTTGAAACATATCTAGGCGAGAATGGGGCCTCACTTTCTGGCGGTCAAAAACAACGTATCGCTATCGCAAGAGCATTATATAAAAATCCCGAGATTTTAATCTTGGACGAAGCAACATCTTCACTAGATAGCAAATCAGAAAATTATATTCAAAAGACAATTCTATCTATGCGAGAGAAACACAAGACAGTGGTCATTATTGCGCACCGATTAAGTACAATTGTGAATGCTGACAAAATTATTGTTTTAGATAAAGGAACCGTAGTTGAAAGTGGCACACACACAGACCTGTACAAACAAAAAGGGCGGTATTATGAATTGTGGCAGGCGCAAAGCCCATTGCTTTAA
- a CDS encoding Fic family protein produces MPFSPNYTITVAIAQNLVAIETGKKQFESIPMNAMLLSSLRKSARLASTHYSTQIEGNRLTMEQVTDVVSKKAEGFPGRERDEKEVVNYYKALEYLETKNNKPLTETTIQTIHGWVLSGRKSASAYREGQNVIKDGLSGAIVYMPPEASEVSGLMKALVSWIDISLKKGKIPVPIIAALAHYQFASIHPYYDGNGRTARLITNYILHYGGYGLKGIYSLEAYYAKNLQGYYDALAVDDIPNYYMGRAEADLTNFLEYFMKGMAISFTNIVASSKENSSPSLQDNSKTLRELSAKQRMALDLFVNQKEITNTDLAQHLGISKRSAATLLKKWLENEFLIIGNPSNRARSYRLNHKWEQLF; encoded by the coding sequence ATGCCTTTTTCACCCAATTACACGATTACAGTTGCTATTGCACAAAATTTAGTGGCCATTGAAACTGGTAAAAAACAATTTGAATCGATTCCTATGAACGCGATGCTCTTAAGCTCGCTACGTAAATCCGCACGATTGGCCTCGACGCACTACTCCACTCAAATAGAAGGAAACCGTTTAACGATGGAGCAAGTTACAGATGTTGTTTCAAAAAAAGCAGAGGGATTTCCTGGACGGGAACGCGATGAAAAAGAGGTGGTCAATTATTACAAAGCGTTAGAATATCTTGAAACAAAAAATAACAAGCCATTAACCGAAACAACCATTCAAACTATACATGGATGGGTTTTAAGTGGTAGAAAGAGCGCAAGCGCGTATAGAGAAGGTCAAAACGTAATTAAAGATGGATTGTCGGGCGCTATTGTTTATATGCCCCCCGAAGCTTCAGAAGTGAGTGGTTTGATGAAAGCACTTGTTTCTTGGATTGACATCTCTTTAAAAAAGGGAAAAATTCCGGTCCCTATTATAGCTGCATTGGCACATTATCAATTTGCGAGCATACATCCCTACTATGATGGAAACGGAAGAACAGCTCGCTTGATTACCAACTATATTTTACATTATGGGGGCTATGGACTGAAGGGCATCTATTCTTTGGAAGCTTATTATGCAAAAAACTTACAGGGCTATTACGATGCTTTGGCTGTTGACGATATTCCCAATTATTATATGGGAAGAGCGGAAGCGGATCTTACAAATTTTCTGGAATATTTTATGAAAGGAATGGCGATTTCTTTTACGAACATTGTGGCATCATCAAAAGAAAATAGCAGCCCATCACTACAAGACAACAGCAAAACATTAAGAGAGTTATCTGCCAAGCAACGCATGGCTTTGGATCTATTTGTAAACCAAAAAGAAATTACGAATACTGATTTAGCACAGCACCTAGGTATTTCTAAAAGGAGTGCTGCCACTCTGCTAAAAAAATGGTTGGAAAACGAATTCCTTATAATTGGAAATCCTTCCAATAGAGCACGATCGTATCGACTCAACCACAAATGGGAACAATTATTTTAA
- a CDS encoding arsenate reductase ArsC, with protein sequence MKNILVLCTGNSCRSQMAHGYLNQFAANRATIYSAGIETHGINPGAAAIMKEDGIDISQHTSNHVDEYADVDFDYIITVCDHANENCPFIPSTNALRLHHNFYDPSKLIGADQEKHAAFLKARTEIKDYMKAFVAERF encoded by the coding sequence ATGAAGAATATATTAGTCCTTTGTACAGGAAATTCGTGTCGCAGTCAGATGGCTCACGGCTACTTAAATCAATTTGCAGCCAATCGCGCCACCATTTACAGTGCGGGCATTGAAACACACGGTATCAATCCGGGTGCTGCGGCGATTATGAAAGAAGATGGGATAGACATCTCGCAACATACCTCCAACCATGTGGATGAATATGCAGACGTTGATTTTGATTACATCATCACCGTTTGTGACCATGCCAATGAAAACTGTCCATTCATTCCAAGCACCAATGCTCTGCGTTTGCATCATAATTTTTATGATCCTTCTAAATTGATTGGTGCCGACCAAGAAAAGCACGCTGCATTCTTAAAAGCACGTACCGAAATTAAGGATTATATGAAAGCATTTGTAGCGGAGCGGTTTTAA
- a CDS encoding VOC family protein, with protein sequence MKKRVTGLGGIFFKTKDSKATKAWYGKHLGLPVDDYGCTFWWKDEEGKKASTQWSPFKEDTTYFEPSKQPFMVNFRVENLNNLITVLRSEGVTIVGDIQTFDYGKFAWILDPEGNKIELWEPIDSAL encoded by the coding sequence ATGAAAAAACGTGTCACAGGTCTCGGTGGAATATTTTTTAAAACCAAGGATTCAAAAGCTACAAAAGCATGGTATGGCAAGCACCTCGGATTGCCCGTTGACGATTATGGATGTACCTTTTGGTGGAAGGATGAAGAAGGAAAAAAAGCATCTACACAGTGGTCCCCATTTAAGGAGGACACGACCTATTTTGAGCCCAGTAAACAACCCTTTATGGTGAATTTTCGAGTTGAAAATCTTAACAATTTGATAACGGTTCTTAGATCAGAAGGTGTTACTATTGTAGGCGATATACAAACGTTTGACTATGGGAAATTTGCTTGGATCTTAGACCCTGAGGGGAATAAAATTGAGCTCTGGGAACCCATTGACAGTGCGCTATAA
- a CDS encoding DUF1801 domain-containing protein, which yields MKSTALIPSEYIAQLPEDRKAPIQKLRQTILERLDPKFQECINYGMLGYVVPFTIYPDGYHCNPKLPLPFMNLASQKNFIAVYHLGMYAKKEILDWFVAEYPKHCKTKLDMGKSCIRFKKMEDIPYELIGQLATKLSVDEWIAIYESQIKKEK from the coding sequence ATGAAATCTACAGCATTAATTCCTTCCGAATACATCGCTCAATTGCCCGAAGATCGGAAAGCACCGATTCAAAAATTAAGACAAACCATTTTGGAGCGCTTAGACCCAAAATTTCAGGAATGTATCAACTATGGGATGTTAGGATATGTGGTGCCATTTACGATATATCCAGATGGTTACCATTGCAATCCCAAGTTGCCGTTGCCCTTTATGAACCTCGCCTCTCAGAAAAATTTTATAGCCGTGTATCACTTAGGAATGTACGCTAAAAAAGAGATTTTAGATTGGTTTGTAGCGGAATATCCGAAGCATTGCAAGACAAAACTAGACATGGGAAAAAGCTGTATTCGCTTTAAAAAAATGGAGGACATCCCTTATGAACTTATTGGACAGCTCGCCACTAAACTATCCGTTGATGAATGGATTGCTATTTATGAATCTCAAATAAAAAAAGAAAAATAG
- a CDS encoding 2-hydroxyacid dehydrogenase has protein sequence MNILHLDSNHPLLIEQLTALGHTNHEDYSSSKEAIEAKIHTYDGLIIRSRFRIDAPFLDKATNLKFIGRLGAGLENIDTDYAETKGIHLIAAPEGNQNAVGEHALGMLLALFNKLHTADRDVRDGKWQREANRGLELDGKTVGIIGYGHMGKAFAKKLRGFEVEVLCYDLKPTVGDENAQQVSLETLQEKSQIISLHVPHTELTYQMIDANFIRKFKQPFWLLNSARGSCVVTEDLVAALESKTILGAGLDVLEYEKSSFENLFSNTPPPALDYLLKADNVLLSPHVAGWTVESHQKLAQTIVDKIVNYFH, from the coding sequence ATGAACATCTTACATCTTGACTCCAATCATCCCTTATTAATAGAACAGTTAACCGCTTTAGGACATACCAATCACGAAGATTACTCCAGCTCAAAAGAAGCCATTGAAGCTAAAATACACACCTATGACGGTCTCATTATAAGAAGCCGGTTTCGAATTGATGCGCCTTTTTTAGACAAAGCCACCAACCTTAAATTTATAGGTCGGTTAGGCGCCGGATTGGAAAATATTGACACAGACTACGCAGAAACCAAAGGCATTCATTTAATAGCCGCCCCTGAAGGCAATCAAAATGCTGTTGGAGAGCATGCGCTTGGGATGTTGTTGGCGTTGTTTAATAAACTACACACAGCAGATCGCGATGTACGAGATGGCAAATGGCAACGCGAAGCCAATCGAGGTCTTGAACTCGATGGGAAAACCGTTGGGATTATTGGGTATGGACATATGGGCAAAGCATTTGCTAAAAAACTGCGCGGTTTTGAGGTTGAGGTTCTTTGTTACGATCTCAAACCCACTGTTGGTGATGAAAATGCACAACAAGTTTCATTGGAAACGCTTCAAGAAAAATCCCAAATCATTAGCCTTCATGTTCCTCATACCGAGTTGACATATCAAATGATCGACGCAAATTTCATCCGCAAATTTAAGCAACCGTTTTGGCTCCTCAATTCCGCTCGCGGCAGTTGTGTGGTCACTGAAGACTTGGTAGCTGCGTTGGAGTCTAAAACCATATTAGGTGCAGGATTGGATGTTTTGGAATATGAGAAATCATCATTTGAAAATCTGTTTTCAAACACCCCACCTCCTGCGTTGGATTATCTACTAAAAGCTGACAATGTACTGTTGTCGCCACATGTGGCTGGATGGACGGTAGAGAGTCACCAAAAATTAGCCCAAACCATCGTTGATAAAATTGTCAACTATTTTCATTAA
- the mgtE gene encoding magnesium transporter, giving the protein MEENKEHIPFEITEALIDVLNGLIDSKDDKAILEQLQDVHYADIAEILDDLNLDQATYIIKLLDSETTADVLAELEDDVREKVLQNLSIKEIVEEIQELDSDDAADLLADLSPERKRKVIAQMDDKELVANLQELLTYDEDTAGGLMAKELVKVYETWTVAGCLRKIRAQAKEVKRVHSIYVVSKEEKLMGRLSLKDLLIADNETKIKDIYIPKVDSVHLDEDAEEVAKLMAKYDLEAVPVINDENVLLGRITIDDIVDVIIEEAEKDYQLAAGIIQDVDAEDSILDLTRARLPWLFLGLLGGVGAAIIMGGFETIIDDFPLILLFTPLIAAMAGNVGVQSSAIIVQGLANDEVRGSVNHRLIKEMFLAALNGVILALFLFFFVWVWKQDVRTALAISSSLVVVIIVAGIIGTFIPLFLHKKGIDPAIATGPFITTSNDIFGILIYFSIAKLILNI; this is encoded by the coding sequence TTGGAAGAAAACAAGGAACATATCCCTTTTGAGATCACCGAGGCCTTAATCGATGTCCTTAATGGACTCATTGATTCGAAGGATGATAAAGCCATTTTGGAGCAATTACAAGATGTACATTATGCGGATATTGCTGAAATTCTAGACGATCTAAATTTAGATCAAGCCACCTATATCATTAAACTTTTAGACAGCGAAACAACTGCAGATGTTTTAGCAGAATTGGAAGATGATGTTCGTGAAAAAGTACTTCAAAATCTTTCGATTAAAGAAATTGTTGAAGAAATTCAAGAGCTAGATTCTGATGATGCCGCCGATTTATTGGCCGATTTATCTCCTGAACGTAAGCGAAAAGTAATCGCCCAAATGGACGACAAGGAGCTGGTTGCGAATCTTCAAGAATTATTGACTTATGATGAGGATACTGCGGGTGGACTGATGGCAAAAGAACTGGTGAAGGTTTATGAAACTTGGACGGTCGCAGGCTGTTTACGTAAAATCAGAGCTCAAGCCAAAGAAGTCAAGCGGGTGCATTCTATTTATGTGGTTTCAAAAGAAGAAAAACTGATGGGGCGCTTATCGCTCAAAGACCTTTTGATTGCCGATAACGAAACCAAAATAAAAGATATTTATATTCCAAAGGTAGATTCAGTTCACCTGGATGAAGATGCCGAAGAAGTTGCCAAATTAATGGCCAAATACGATTTAGAAGCCGTCCCCGTCATCAACGATGAAAATGTCCTTTTAGGGCGTATTACCATTGATGATATTGTCGATGTTATTATTGAAGAAGCGGAGAAAGATTACCAGCTTGCTGCAGGTATTATACAAGATGTGGATGCGGAAGATAGTATTCTCGATCTCACCCGTGCGCGCTTGCCATGGTTGTTTTTAGGTCTTTTGGGAGGCGTTGGAGCCGCCATCATCATGGGTGGATTTGAAACCATCATTGATGATTTCCCCTTGATTTTATTATTTACGCCCCTCATTGCCGCCATGGCAGGGAATGTAGGTGTTCAATCGTCTGCGATTATTGTGCAAGGTTTGGCGAATGATGAGGTGAGAGGAAGTGTCAATCACCGTCTTATAAAAGAAATGTTTTTAGCCGCCCTAAATGGGGTCATTTTAGCCCTGTTTTTATTTTTCTTTGTATGGGTTTGGAAACAAGATGTGCGCACCGCTTTAGCAATCTCCTCATCCCTAGTGGTTGTCATTATTGTCGCTGGAATTATAGGAACCTTTATTCCGTTATTTCTTCACAAAAAAGGAATTGACCCTGCGATTGCAACAGGCCCGTTTATCACAACGAGCAATGATATTTTTGGAATACTGATTTACTTTTCGATCGCTAAACTCATCCTAAATATTTAA
- the rsmA gene encoding 16S rRNA (adenine(1518)-N(6)/adenine(1519)-N(6))-dimethyltransferase RsmA encodes MIVKPKKHLGQHFLNDEMIAQQIADALTLEGYKDVLEIGPGMGVLTKYILKKPITTYAIEIDPESVEYLQANFLNLAPRIIQENVLKYDFSSVFGTRPFAIIGNFPYNISTQIVFKTLENRDQVPEFAGMFQKEVAQRICEKEGSKVYGILSVLVQAFYEAEYLFTVPPSVFVPPPKVESGVLRLTRKADYSLPCDEKLFFRVVKSAFQQRRKTLRNSLKTYNLSDNLKANTIFDKRPEQLSVQAFIELTLAIETDQQPI; translated from the coding sequence ATGATCGTAAAACCAAAAAAACACTTAGGACAACACTTTCTTAACGATGAAATGATCGCGCAGCAAATTGCCGATGCTTTAACGTTGGAGGGGTATAAAGATGTTTTGGAAATAGGGCCTGGAATGGGCGTCTTGACCAAGTATATTTTAAAGAAACCAATCACCACCTATGCGATTGAAATTGATCCAGAATCGGTAGAATACCTACAAGCAAATTTCTTGAATTTAGCCCCTCGAATCATTCAAGAAAATGTTTTGAAGTACGATTTTAGCAGTGTTTTTGGAACGCGTCCTTTTGCGATTATTGGAAATTTCCCCTATAATATTTCGACACAAATTGTGTTCAAAACTTTAGAGAATAGAGATCAAGTTCCTGAATTTGCAGGGATGTTTCAAAAAGAAGTGGCACAGCGCATTTGCGAAAAAGAAGGCAGTAAAGTATATGGCATCTTATCCGTATTGGTACAGGCATTTTACGAAGCAGAATATTTATTTACGGTGCCGCCATCGGTGTTTGTTCCCCCACCAAAAGTGGAGTCTGGAGTTTTAAGATTGACAAGAAAAGCAGACTATTCTTTGCCTTGTGACGAGAAATTATTTTTTAGAGTGGTCAAATCTGCGTTTCAACAACGTCGTAAAACCTTGAGAAATAGTTTAAAAACCTATAATTTATCGGATAATTTAAAAGCAAATACTATCTTTGACAAGCGTCCTGAACAACTGAGTGTACAGGCGTTTATAGAATTGACATTAGCAATAGAAACCGATCAACAACCCATTTAA
- a CDS encoding DUF4286 family protein — MIIYNVTANIEDSIHEEWLLWIKEHIPKVLATGFFLKATFTKVLVEESMGGLTYSIQYLAHSKEALESYHEQYAADFQAEGLQKFGDKMLAFRTELEWIDEYTVSTH, encoded by the coding sequence ATGATAATTTACAACGTAACCGCCAATATTGAGGACAGCATTCATGAAGAATGGTTGTTGTGGATCAAGGAACACATTCCAAAAGTACTGGCGACTGGATTCTTTTTAAAAGCAACGTTTACAAAAGTTTTGGTCGAAGAATCTATGGGGGGATTGACCTATTCAATTCAGTATTTAGCCCACTCAAAAGAAGCTTTGGAATCGTATCACGAACAGTATGCAGCTGATTTTCAAGCGGAAGGATTGCAGAAGTTTGGAGATAAAATGTTAGCCTTTAGAACGGAATTAGAATGGATTGATGAATATACTGTAAGCACGCACTAA